The Streptomyces sp. NBC_01142 genome has a window encoding:
- the xerC gene encoding tyrosine recombinase XerC, protein MADPIRKITLRNGTVRYRTVVDAGRDENGKRIQLTITKDTKTEVKAERDRILHQRSAGTFIAPSKMTLGEWLEQWLEYKRRDVEETTIRTYRLALVHVVDRLGHLRLQELTEDHIQEFVDEVVTNGRRRGGEPGTRLAVSTVEGILTRLREALGRAVARKLIATSPAQYVRVALVDKKTDKRDRDKVKPWTVAEVQTFVRGMEQDRLFAPLLLSLMGLRPAEVCGQRWTDVDLSVGILEITTTRTMIGNHRVLEKDTKTASGERALPLPQGPWEALRRFRDQQAAERVAAGDAYTETGYIVVNELGIPLNTRQLREYAYRLMRELGLRQVRLYDARHSVLKALAVSGVPDVILAAWAGHTNAAFTKRKYVSIEAEDMRAAALALDVFHGAPRELT, encoded by the coding sequence GTGGCTGATCCGATCAGGAAGATCACGCTACGGAACGGCACGGTGAGATACCGGACGGTCGTCGACGCCGGCCGCGACGAGAACGGCAAGCGGATCCAGCTCACCATCACGAAAGACACGAAGACGGAGGTGAAGGCGGAGCGCGACCGCATCTTGCATCAGCGCTCGGCCGGCACTTTCATCGCCCCCAGCAAGATGACGCTGGGGGAGTGGCTGGAGCAGTGGCTGGAGTACAAGCGGCGCGACGTCGAGGAGACGACGATCCGCACCTATCGCCTGGCCCTGGTGCACGTCGTCGACCGGCTCGGCCACCTGCGGCTGCAGGAGTTGACTGAGGACCACATCCAAGAGTTCGTGGACGAGGTGGTGACCAACGGTCGGCGCCGCGGCGGAGAGCCGGGAACACGACTTGCCGTCTCGACGGTCGAGGGCATCCTTACGCGGCTGCGGGAAGCGCTGGGGAGGGCGGTCGCCCGCAAGCTGATCGCAACGAGTCCAGCTCAGTACGTGCGGGTGGCGCTCGTTGACAAGAAGACCGACAAGCGGGACCGCGACAAGGTCAAGCCCTGGACGGTCGCCGAGGTACAGACGTTCGTCCGCGGCATGGAGCAGGATCGATTGTTCGCCCCGCTGCTTCTGTCCCTGATGGGCCTTCGGCCGGCTGAGGTCTGCGGGCAGCGATGGACTGACGTCGACCTGAGTGTGGGCATTCTCGAGATCACGACCACGCGGACGATGATCGGCAATCACAGGGTGCTGGAGAAGGATACGAAGACAGCATCCGGTGAGCGCGCCCTACCGCTGCCGCAGGGCCCATGGGAGGCGCTACGTCGATTCCGGGACCAGCAGGCCGCGGAGCGGGTGGCAGCAGGCGATGCGTACACGGAGACGGGTTACATCGTCGTCAACGAACTCGGCATCCCGCTCAACACTCGGCAGCTACGGGAGTACGCCTACCGCCTCATGCGCGAGCTGGGCTTGCGTCAGGTGCGGCTGTACGACGCGCGGCACTCCGTGCTGAAGGCGCTGGCGGTGAGCGGCGTCCCGGACGTCATCCTCGCGGCGTGGGCTGGCCACACGAACGCAGCCTTCACCAAGCGGAAGTACGTCTCCATTGAGGCCGAGGACATGCGGGCGGCAGCCCTTGCTCTGGACGTCTTCCACGGTGCCCCCAGAGAGCTCACGTGA
- a CDS encoding hemolysin family protein has protein sequence MIAIQLTVGLLTLVVNAFFVGAEFALISVRRSQIEPEAEAGNRRARSVIWGLEHVSALLAAAQLGITLCTLVLGIVAEPAIAHLLEPVFDAVGVPHGLVHPISFVIALAVATYLHMLLGEMVPKNIALAEPSRTALLLGPPLVALARALRPVIFTINACANGLLKLLRVEAKDEVAATYSDDELARMVRDAGDAGLLDDRAAERLRDALELGRRPVREVVRPVEQVVYAEAGTTPEQLERLAAESGFSRFPVVDAGLHILGYLHVKDALDATPRDQPFPVTAMRPIARVRAATPLDDVLTAMRRSRTHLAVVLEEDGTPEGLVTMEDVLRQLVGRPD, from the coding sequence ATGATCGCGATTCAGCTCACCGTGGGCCTGCTGACGCTGGTCGTCAACGCCTTCTTCGTCGGCGCGGAGTTCGCGCTGATCTCCGTACGCCGCAGCCAGATCGAGCCCGAGGCGGAGGCCGGGAACCGGCGGGCGCGCAGCGTCATCTGGGGCCTGGAGCATGTCTCGGCGCTGCTGGCGGCGGCCCAGCTGGGCATCACGCTGTGCACCCTGGTGCTCGGCATCGTCGCCGAGCCGGCCATCGCGCACCTGCTGGAGCCCGTCTTCGACGCGGTCGGTGTGCCGCACGGCCTGGTTCACCCGATCTCGTTCGTGATCGCGCTGGCCGTGGCGACGTATCTGCACATGCTGCTCGGCGAGATGGTGCCGAAGAACATCGCACTGGCCGAGCCCTCGCGGACCGCGCTGCTGCTCGGCCCGCCGCTGGTCGCGCTGGCCCGGGCGCTGCGCCCGGTGATCTTCACCATCAACGCCTGCGCCAACGGCCTGCTGAAGCTGCTGCGGGTCGAGGCCAAGGACGAGGTCGCCGCGACCTACTCGGACGACGAGCTGGCGCGGATGGTGCGCGACGCCGGGGATGCCGGGCTGCTCGACGACCGGGCGGCCGAGCGGCTGCGCGACGCGCTGGAGCTGGGGCGCCGACCCGTGCGCGAGGTGGTGAGGCCGGTGGAACAGGTGGTGTACGCAGAGGCCGGAACCACCCCCGAGCAGCTGGAGCGGCTGGCGGCCGAGTCCGGGTTCTCTCGTTTCCCGGTGGTGGATGCCGGCCTCCACATCCTGGGCTATCTCCATGTGAAGGACGCGCTGGACGCCACTCCACGCGATCAGCCGTTCCCGGTCACGGCGATGCGTCCGATCGCACGGGTACGGGCCGCGACACCGCTCGACGACGTACTGACCGCGATGCGGCGCAGCCGTACACACCTGGCGGTGGTCCTCGAGGAGGACGGCACACCCGAGGGACTGGTGACGATGGAGGACGTACTGCGCCAGCTGGTCGGCCGGCCCGACTAG
- a CDS encoding maleylpyruvate isomerase family mycothiol-dependent enzyme — protein sequence MSDALLNALAEALADVVTLIDTCDDDVLDPDIAVKWMETTGHLLDRLSPADRRDLAGLFRKAADREPDGAWRDDLLRIPEGFGLDDDQHELYCDAVEHLARQFVETVRDVDPATPVPTCPGWTFADLVKHHGTTHRWIEHLVRIRAAERVWSRDVPLDLPDDPRAYPGWLAESAAATLRTLRGVDPETPMWSHGADQRVRFFPRRLLFESVVHLADAELALGIEPRITAGTGADGIEEFLENLPHHSWIAESVGGLQDGSVRLRATDTGAAWTITFGESGFTWTKSAAAAAARVEATSGDLLLLVHGRLRPGDERVRLSGDGAVLDAWLAATAL from the coding sequence GTGAGTGACGCGCTGCTGAACGCACTGGCCGAGGCGCTGGCCGATGTGGTGACCTTGATCGACACCTGCGACGACGATGTGCTCGACCCGGACATCGCGGTGAAGTGGATGGAGACCACCGGGCATCTGCTCGACCGGCTCTCGCCCGCCGACCGCCGTGACCTCGCCGGACTCTTCCGGAAAGCTGCCGATCGCGAGCCAGACGGAGCCTGGCGGGACGATCTGCTGCGGATCCCCGAGGGCTTCGGCCTCGACGACGACCAGCACGAGCTGTACTGCGACGCGGTCGAGCACCTGGCGCGGCAGTTCGTCGAGACCGTACGGGACGTGGACCCGGCCACGCCCGTGCCGACCTGCCCCGGCTGGACCTTCGCCGACCTCGTCAAGCACCACGGCACCACCCACCGCTGGATCGAACATCTCGTACGGATACGAGCAGCCGAGCGCGTCTGGTCCCGGGACGTTCCGCTCGACCTCCCCGACGATCCGCGGGCCTACCCGGGCTGGCTGGCCGAAAGCGCCGCCGCCACGCTGCGCACCCTGCGCGGCGTCGACCCCGAGACGCCGATGTGGTCCCACGGCGCCGACCAGCGCGTACGGTTCTTCCCCCGCCGGCTGCTCTTCGAGTCCGTCGTCCATCTCGCCGACGCCGAACTCGCCCTCGGTATCGAGCCCCGCATCACGGCCGGCACGGGCGCCGACGGGATCGAGGAATTCCTCGAGAACCTGCCGCACCACTCCTGGATCGCCGAGTCCGTCGGCGGACTGCAGGACGGCTCGGTCCGGCTGCGGGCCACGGACACCGGCGCCGCCTGGACGATCACCTTCGGGGAGTCCGGTTTCACCTGGACGAAGAGCGCGGCGGCGGCCGCCGCGCGCGTCGAGGCCACGAGCGGTGATCTGCTGCTGCTCGTCCACGGCCGCCTCCGGCCGGGCGACGAGCGCGTGCGCCTTTCGGGGGACGGCGCGGTCCTGGACGCCTGGCTGGCGGCGACCGCGCTGTAG
- a CDS encoding heavy metal-binding domain-containing protein produces the protein MDLYTTDAIPVSSSPPIRKAWLVSARDQVSDEHAVSALEERAASEGADAIVGLRIAMSQSESDRGFGWTFLAYGTAVKR, from the coding sequence ATGGACCTGTACACAACCGATGCGATCCCCGTCTCCAGCAGTCCCCCTATCCGTAAGGCGTGGCTCGTTTCCGCACGGGACCAAGTCAGTGACGAACACGCCGTGTCGGCACTCGAGGAGCGGGCGGCCTCGGAAGGGGCCGACGCCATCGTTGGCCTTCGGATCGCCATGTCGCAGTCGGAGAGCGACAGGGGCTTCGGATGGACGTTCCTGGCCTACGGCACCGCGGTCAAGCGCTAG
- a CDS encoding AAA family ATPase, translated as MTTQEEASRFCAHLVDGRPCDNMAATHDGGQLGHPFRGELPRPGPMLGPFASNGAHPPEEEGPRRSLLFRPASAIKIRPVRWLWDTTPEGAPPTSHGRIPMYSLAIAAGGPGIGKSQYAVWMVARITTGTLPGELWGKPRGVIYAAAEDSWAMTIAPRLIAAGADMNLVWHVSVRDDEQAYARLTLPLDTSLLGQEAERYSVALLVMDPLLSYIDKGINDYRAAEVRQALEPLVAAADRHHFTILGLAHFTKAGGADPLSRIAGSGAFGQLIRCLIAFAKEEGEDGADSRFVMSLEKNNLGRLGLPSYEYVIQPVTVPTEEGPSYVSRFVLGDETTTSVREVMRDESVPSGDRAESDEIRVWLRDYLTDLGGSAEQADVMKDSQKLGYSRSSVYRAKTKLRLVTRPRGFGKGKTSDWYLPEAAPSDQDEESSDTR; from the coding sequence TTGACCACCCAAGAGGAAGCCTCACGGTTCTGCGCCCACCTGGTGGACGGCAGGCCCTGCGACAACATGGCTGCCACACACGACGGCGGGCAGCTCGGCCACCCCTTTCGGGGCGAGCTGCCCCGACCGGGCCCCATGCTCGGGCCGTTCGCCAGCAATGGCGCGCACCCGCCCGAGGAAGAAGGGCCCCGCAGGTCGCTGCTGTTCAGGCCCGCATCGGCCATCAAGATCCGGCCCGTCCGCTGGCTATGGGACACCACGCCGGAAGGCGCGCCGCCCACCTCGCACGGCCGCATCCCCATGTACTCGCTCGCCATCGCGGCCGGCGGGCCCGGCATCGGGAAGTCGCAGTACGCCGTGTGGATGGTCGCGCGCATCACGACCGGCACCTTGCCCGGCGAACTATGGGGTAAGCCGCGGGGAGTCATCTACGCCGCGGCCGAGGACTCCTGGGCAATGACGATTGCGCCGCGGCTCATTGCAGCCGGCGCCGACATGAATCTCGTATGGCACGTCTCGGTACGGGATGACGAGCAGGCATATGCGCGCCTCACGCTGCCTCTGGATACCTCGCTCCTCGGCCAGGAGGCGGAGCGGTACAGCGTGGCGCTCCTCGTCATGGATCCGCTGCTCTCGTACATCGACAAGGGCATCAACGACTACCGGGCGGCGGAGGTCCGGCAAGCCCTCGAGCCGCTGGTGGCTGCCGCGGACAGGCACCACTTCACCATCCTCGGCCTGGCCCACTTCACCAAGGCTGGCGGAGCGGATCCGCTCTCCCGTATCGCCGGATCCGGCGCGTTCGGTCAGCTCATCCGCTGCCTCATCGCGTTCGCCAAGGAAGAGGGCGAGGACGGGGCCGACAGCCGGTTCGTCATGTCGCTCGAGAAGAACAACCTCGGCCGTCTCGGGCTCCCGTCATACGAGTACGTGATTCAGCCGGTCACGGTGCCCACAGAGGAAGGGCCGTCCTACGTCTCGAGGTTCGTCCTCGGCGACGAGACGACCACCTCGGTACGTGAGGTCATGCGAGACGAGTCCGTACCCAGTGGCGACCGTGCCGAAAGTGACGAGATCCGCGTCTGGCTTCGCGACTACCTGACCGACCTCGGCGGATCTGCGGAGCAGGCCGACGTCATGAAGGACTCGCAGAAGCTCGGGTACAGCAGGTCTTCCGTCTACCGGGCAAAGACCAAGCTGCGTCTCGTCACCCGGCCCCGCGGATTCGGCAAGGGCAAGACCTCGGACTGGTACCTGCCGGAAGCTGCGCCTTCGGACCAGGACGAGGAGTCATCCGACACACGCTGA
- a CDS encoding AlpA family transcriptional regulator produces the protein MGAPTLAEIRSWPATVGVPDAARAIGVSKSHLYELIRKGEAPVRTLALGSSRHRVVTASLIQLLEAA, from the coding sequence ATGGGCGCCCCGACGCTCGCCGAGATCCGCAGTTGGCCCGCCACCGTCGGCGTACCCGACGCAGCCAGGGCCATCGGCGTTTCGAAGTCGCACCTGTACGAGCTGATCCGCAAGGGCGAAGCCCCGGTCCGGACGCTCGCCCTGGGCAGCAGCCGACATCGTGTCGTGACCGCGAGCCTGATCCAGCTGCTCGAAGCCGCCTGA
- a CDS encoding helix-turn-helix domain-containing protein — MPASLISAHSHVDDDWLTAREASGVARVAEKTLANWRSRGVGPPYKKLSAGRGGRIRYRRGDVIAWLNGERIESAA; from the coding sequence ATGCCTGCAAGCTTGATCTCCGCGCACTCGCACGTCGATGACGACTGGCTGACCGCGCGTGAGGCTAGCGGGGTGGCGCGGGTCGCGGAGAAGACGCTCGCCAACTGGCGCTCCCGAGGTGTCGGGCCGCCGTACAAGAAGCTCAGCGCCGGCCGCGGCGGACGCATCCGGTACCGGCGCGGCGACGTCATCGCCTGGCTGAACGGCGAGCGGATCGAGAGCGCCGCCTGA
- a CDS encoding helix-turn-helix domain-containing protein, protein MADDKKNPLGPTGEQVKGNVERIRTARGMTKKDLSDRAGEFGRPIPPLGVSRIESGTRRVDADDLVALALALNVSPLALLLPPEWSDVRIPLTPDFDLEARTAWLWAEGRAPASNYGVSPSAIAVEPDSDDDTDEASDAYWRMRQEYEALSHPAGRRRAAQHPANNAADSVSAMVGRLVRAIQGGKKDAMERQLAITKNRLAQLQNEVEQIELELDD, encoded by the coding sequence GTGGCAGACGACAAGAAGAACCCACTCGGACCGACCGGCGAGCAGGTCAAAGGCAATGTCGAGCGGATCCGTACCGCCCGCGGCATGACCAAGAAGGATCTATCCGACCGGGCCGGCGAGTTCGGGCGACCGATCCCTCCTCTGGGGGTTTCCCGCATCGAAAGCGGAACCCGCCGGGTGGACGCTGACGACCTGGTCGCCCTGGCGCTGGCGCTCAATGTCTCCCCGCTCGCCCTTCTCCTGCCGCCGGAATGGAGCGACGTCAGGATTCCGCTGACTCCAGATTTCGACCTTGAGGCGCGGACGGCGTGGCTCTGGGCCGAAGGCCGCGCGCCAGCTAGCAACTACGGAGTGAGCCCCTCAGCCATTGCCGTCGAGCCCGATAGCGATGACGACACGGACGAGGCGTCCGACGCCTACTGGCGGATGCGCCAGGAGTACGAGGCTCTCTCGCATCCTGCGGGCCGCCGTCGGGCCGCCCAGCACCCCGCGAACAACGCAGCTGACTCGGTCAGCGCCATGGTGGGCCGACTCGTCCGCGCCATTCAGGGCGGCAAGAAGGACGCCATGGAGCGCCAGCTAGCCATCACAAAGAACCGGCTCGCTCAGCTACAGAACGAGGTCGAGCAGATCGAGCTCGAGCTGGACGATTGA
- a CDS encoding SGNH/GDSL hydrolase family protein, giving the protein MEMNANYTSFVAVGDSFTEGMSDLLPDGSYRGWADLLAGRLAARTPGFRYANLAVRGKLIGQIVDEQVDVAAAMKPDVITLVGGLNDTLRPKCDMVRVRGLLEEAVERLAPSCGQLVLMRSPGRNGPVMERFRPRMEELFTYVDELAARHGALVVDLYGAKTLADQRMWDLDRLHLTAEGHRRVAEAVWQVLGLQTQDDWQALLPPAVQPAWATRRVNDLRFARRHLGPWIGRRLTGRSSGDGRPAKRPELLPYEPPLS; this is encoded by the coding sequence ATGGAGATGAATGCCAACTACACCAGTTTTGTCGCGGTAGGCGATTCCTTTACCGAGGGCATGTCCGATCTTCTTCCGGACGGCTCGTACCGCGGCTGGGCCGATCTGCTCGCCGGCCGGCTGGCCGCCCGTACACCGGGATTCCGGTACGCGAATCTCGCCGTACGCGGAAAGCTCATCGGACAGATCGTGGACGAGCAGGTCGATGTCGCGGCCGCCATGAAGCCGGATGTGATCACTCTGGTCGGCGGGCTCAATGACACGCTGCGGCCCAAGTGCGACATGGTGCGTGTGCGCGGGCTCCTGGAGGAAGCGGTGGAGCGGCTGGCGCCGTCCTGCGGGCAGCTGGTGCTGATGCGCAGCCCCGGCCGCAACGGACCGGTGATGGAACGATTCCGCCCCCGCATGGAGGAGCTGTTCACGTACGTCGACGAGCTGGCAGCCCGGCACGGCGCGCTGGTGGTGGATCTGTACGGCGCGAAGACCCTCGCCGATCAGCGGATGTGGGACCTGGACCGGCTGCATCTGACGGCCGAGGGACACCGGAGGGTCGCCGAGGCCGTGTGGCAGGTGCTGGGCCTGCAGACGCAGGACGACTGGCAGGCGCTGCTGCCGCCCGCCGTGCAGCCCGCGTGGGCCACACGGCGCGTCAACGATCTGCGGTTCGCGCGGCGGCACTTGGGGCCATGGATCGGGCGACGGCTGACGGGGCGCTCGTCCGGGGACGGCCGGCCGGCGAAGCGGCCCGAGCTGCTGCCGTACGAGCCGCCGCTCTCGTAG